One Rhodococcus sp. P1Y DNA window includes the following coding sequences:
- a CDS encoding zinc-dependent alcohol dehydrogenase → MRAVLKTEPAPGFDIATDHREQVLGPGQIRMEVGAVSVCGTDRETYEYGPAVRALGLRLPVVTGHECAGVVIEVAPDVTRLRVGDRIAVETHIACLECFQCRLGNAHNCMSMDLLGLTIDGAFAERVVVPESTCFPLPDELSIEAAALLEPAGSAMHAVQRSGIDLAGATVLISGAGPIGLAALQIARAKGAQVLVAEPNAHRRSMAATLGATLVPVGEHLVERIHELTGPAEGVDLVLECSGALPALESGLDVVRREGTVVSVGLTGRPLELSTTRHLISRGLTLKGSFGRRIWDSWTELSALVASGSVDLSSLVSHRMELEDVETAIELLTGDACKVVLYPQGVPTHFQTPEDALSAR, encoded by the coding sequence GTGCGCGCAGTGCTCAAGACCGAACCCGCACCCGGCTTCGACATCGCGACCGACCACCGCGAACAGGTCCTCGGGCCCGGACAGATCCGCATGGAGGTCGGCGCGGTGTCGGTGTGCGGCACCGATCGTGAGACCTACGAGTACGGCCCCGCCGTTCGAGCTCTCGGCCTGCGTCTACCGGTGGTTACCGGACATGAGTGCGCCGGAGTAGTCATCGAGGTTGCACCCGATGTCACACGCCTGCGCGTCGGCGATCGCATTGCCGTGGAGACCCACATCGCGTGCCTTGAATGCTTCCAATGCCGGTTGGGTAACGCCCACAACTGCATGTCGATGGATCTACTCGGGCTCACGATCGACGGCGCCTTCGCCGAGCGCGTCGTCGTGCCCGAGTCGACCTGTTTCCCGTTGCCCGACGAATTGAGCATCGAGGCCGCGGCTCTGCTCGAACCCGCGGGAAGCGCGATGCACGCCGTCCAACGCAGCGGGATCGACCTCGCCGGTGCCACGGTGTTGATCAGCGGGGCCGGACCCATCGGACTCGCCGCGCTTCAGATTGCCCGCGCAAAGGGAGCGCAGGTTCTCGTGGCCGAGCCGAATGCACACCGCAGGTCGATGGCGGCCACATTGGGCGCCACGCTCGTGCCTGTGGGCGAACACCTCGTCGAACGGATCCACGAGCTGACCGGACCTGCGGAAGGTGTGGACCTGGTGCTCGAGTGTTCCGGAGCGCTTCCTGCTCTCGAATCCGGGCTGGACGTGGTGCGCCGAGAGGGCACCGTCGTCAGCGTCGGCCTGACCGGTCGCCCCCTCGAACTCAGCACGACCCGCCACCTGATCAGCCGGGGCCTGACTCTCAAGGGAAGTTTCGGCCGGCGAATCTGGGACTCGTGGACCGAGCTGTCCGCACTGGTGGCGTCGGGCAGCGTCGATCTGTCCTCCCTCGTCTCACACCGTATGGAACTCGAGGACGTCGAGACGGCGATCGAGCTTCTGACAGGCGA